Within Candidatus Thermoplasmatota archaeon, the genomic segment GAGGCCCGACCGACGTGGCCGTCGTGGTTGATGTCCTTCCAAGCGCCCACCCACGCTTCGAGCCCGAAATACCCTGGCGCCGCCGTCTGGGCCCCGTCGCTCGCCCGGCCAACGAGGGCGCCGTCGTGCGCGGCGATCGCGGCGGCGGTCATGTATTTCGAACGTCCGATGAGATCCATCCATCCGGCGTAATCGGCTTGATGATCGCCGAGTCGGCCCGCGGAACTGGAGCCCGATTGCTCCTCCCATTCGCGCGGATAGGTCGCCCATACGGCCTGAACGGCGCTTGCGACGACGGGCGCTGCGGGGCCGTCGCCGGCCCGCGGCGGATCGACATAGCAGTAATTGGGACAGTAACCGATCGTCGGACTCCCGATCTCGTTGACCGCGGTCGCGAGGGTGCTTCCGTAAAGCATCGCAACGGAGCCAGGCGCCTGCGCGGCATAGACGTCGATGTCCACGAGGGACTCGGGGCCGGCCGTGAAGGGGAAGCGGCCGTCTTCTCTCGGCGCGAGAAGCGCGTCGGAGACGGTGATGACCGTGTAATCCTGCAGAAGCGAGCCGTCCGTGAAGACAATCACGTGGACGGCGGACCAACCGCCCTTGTTGCCGTAGAGACCATTGGCGCCCGCGTCATAGCGCACGTCGGGTTCGCTTTCGCCGGGACGGACGATCGTGAGGAGGGGTGGGTGGCTTCCCGGCGTCACGTAGCTGTAGATCGCCTTCTTCTCGATGCCCACCCACTCGTTCGCCGGCGCGAGCTGGCCGTCGGGCGTCGTGAGGTAACGGGCGTTCCCGTCTCCGTTGAGATCGTTCCAGAAACCGAGCACGGTCAGGAAGTGCCCCGCGCCGGGGGCGATGAAGTCGGGAAGGAGCCCGTTCGTGCCGCGGTGGAAGTTGAAGACGATGGGATCGCTCGCGATCGACGTCGGCCCGGCATCGCCCGAGAGGACGTAGGCGACCGGGTTCGCGGCGTCCTCCTGCGGATTGCTCGGGAGGACGGTTCCATAGAAGTTGTCGAGCACCCTGATGCCACGCTTCGGGTTCTGCTCTCCCGTTTCGACGGAAGGGCACGCCGGGGTTCCCGCGCCGCCGCGCGCTTCAGCGACGCAGTTGTACTGTCCGGCCGCATCCCGCGCCGGACGATTCGGTTCATCCGCCTCGTGGCTTACGCTCGCGGTGTATGAGCTGGGAAGCGTCACGCATCCAGCAATAGCGAGCACAAGGAGCGGGATCAACAGGATCGAAGGACGGACGACCGACACGCTGAAGCCTCCCTGCTCCAGCCGGCGTACCCTCCCTTAATCATTCGGCTCCGTTGTCCGCTCGAACGGCTGGAAGGTAGGGGTCGGGCCGGCAGGGTACACCACGAGCCAGGCATTGGAGGCCGCTTCCGGCGTCATCGCGAGCTCCTCCCCACCGCCAAGCAGCGCCGCGGCGAGCAGGGCCTCGGAGAGGCTCGCGGCCGCGAGGGGCGCAACGAGCATGGCCGCGACGGCGACGGCGACGAACGGGGCAGGACGCATGACGCCTCTTTCGAGCGCTTGATGCAAGAGCCCGATCGACGTTCGGCGACCTGCGGCAAGCGTCTTTAAGCGAAGAATCGCTTGGCCCGCCCGTGGGCCTTCGCGTCGGCGACATTCCCGGCATCGACCCGCGCCTCGCGCGCCGCCTCATGGAGGCGGGTTACGACGAGCTCTGGCCCAGCCAGGCGGACGCGGCCCCGGTCGCGGTCGCGGGCAAGAATCTCGTCCTCGCGGTCCCCACGGCCTCGGGCAAATCGCTCGTCGCGTACCTCGCCATCCTGCAACGGTGCCTCAAGGGCGCGAAGGCGCTCTACATCGTGCCGCTCAGGGCGCTCGCGGCGGAGAAGTTCGAGGACCTCAGGGACCTCGGGCGCCCCCTCGGCCTCCGCGTCGCGCTCTCGATCGGCGACTACGACGCCGCCGAGCCGCAGCTCGGCTCGTTCGACGTGATCGTCTGCACGAGCGAGAAGGCCGATGCGCTCCTGCGCCACCGCGCGCATTGGCTGCGGTCGATCGGCTGCATCGTCTCCGACGAAGTCCACCTCCTGAACGATGCGGGCCGCGGCCCGACGCTCGAGGTCATCCTCACGCGCTTCCGCCAGCTCAATCCGGAGGCGCAGATCGTCGCCCTCTCGGCGACGGTCGCGAACTCCGCCGAGGTCGCGAGCTGGCTCAAGGCGACGCACGTTAAGAACGAATGGCGACCTGTGAAGCTGCGCGAGGGCATCTGGTCGGGGCGCGAGGTGAAGTTTCTCGACAATGCGGTCCTCGAAATCGACTCCCAGTTCGACGACCCGTCCCTCGCGCTCGCGGAGGACGCGTGCCGCACCGGCGGCCAGGTGCTCGTCTTCGTGAACACGCGCAAGAGCACCGAAGCGATGGCCGAGAAGCTGCGCGACGCGACGCGCAAGCACCTGCGCCCCGAGAACAAGGCGGCGCTCGAGGAGATGGCCGCGTCCCTCAAGGGCGCCGAAGAGACGAGCGTGGAGCGCAAGCTCGCGAAAGCGCTCAAGGATGGCGCCGCCTTCCACCACGCGGGCCTCACGAACACCGAGCGATCCATGGTCGAGCAGGCCTTCAAGGCGGGGCACCTCAAGGCCATCGCCGCGACGCCCACCCTCGCGGCGGGCGTGAACCTCCCCGCGCGGCGCGTCATCGTGCGCGACCTGTGGCGCTACGACGTCGAGGCGGGGAACGCGCCGCTGCCGGTCCTCGAATACAAGCAGATGGCGGGTCGCGCGGGCCGGCCCAAA encodes:
- a CDS encoding DEAD/DEAH box helicase, with the protein product MGLRVGDIPGIDPRLARRLMEAGYDELWPSQADAAPVAVAGKNLVLAVPTASGKSLVAYLAILQRCLKGAKALYIVPLRALAAEKFEDLRDLGRPLGLRVALSIGDYDAAEPQLGSFDVIVCTSEKADALLRHRAHWLRSIGCIVSDEVHLLNDAGRGPTLEVILTRFRQLNPEAQIVALSATVANSAEVASWLKATHVKNEWRPVKLREGIWSGREVKFLDNAVLEIDSQFDDPSLALAEDACRTGGQVLVFVNTRKSTEAMAEKLRDATRKHLRPENKAALEEMAASLKGAEETSVERKLAKALKDGAAFHHAGLTNTERSMVEQAFKAGHLKAIAATPTLAAGVNLPARRVIVRDLWRYDVEAGNAPLPVLEYKQMAGRAGRPKYDKVGEAITIARAPDEREAILLNYLLADSERVISKLGTENALRTHVLASIASGFVEDETSLKDFIRATFYAEQGDVWTIETRITSVLDFLLEEGFIEAKGDRFSPTKFGKRVSELYVDPLSGVKMRNALKRVDEVELTPMSFLHAVCSTPDMPQLYMRRADQWLEGEVLERERQFLLPPPSGLDYEWFLAELKTASLVHDWCEEVTDEDIVKKYGVYPGDIRTRVDTAEWLLSAMREIANLFQKSVTREISELEARVRHGAKRELLPVLRLRGVGRYRARQLFKAGYKNIEAIKVVDAAALARVPGIGPTLAASIKRAVSGEPEAQASEAAATEAAVAAPRAGQMKLQEFDQE